One genomic region from Antedon mediterranea chromosome 3, ecAntMedi1.1, whole genome shotgun sequence encodes:
- the LOC140045324 gene encoding bis(5'-nucleosyl)-tetraphosphatase PrpE [asymmetrical]-like, producing the protein MGGLISVIATSLFHQTNAKPYLTSCVPIPLPSTNHTTLEPSSMENKELFIVGDIHGCYDEMLELLEDAKKSTTKKLTVVFVGDLVNKGPKNKEVLDYVMSSEAYSVRGNHDEAVVYQCLSHKNDTDYEIPARYEWIKELSEENISYLQELPYTITIPSHNVIVVHAGLLPGTPLEKQKLKDMVLMRNIINRDHFEGGPYATSSSGGRPWVMHWAGKEQIYFGHDAIRGLQRSEYATGLDTGCVYGFCLTGVFVNQKGEVERMLKVKAKMAYKQV; encoded by the coding sequence ATGGGCGGCTTAATTTCTGTCATCGCAACATCTCTGTTTCACCAAACGAATGCCAAACCATACCTAACCAGTTGTGTACCAATCCCTTTACCATCTACCAATCATACAACACTCGAGCCGAGTTCCATGGAGAACAAAGAACTCTTTATCGTGGGCGACATCCACGGATGCTACGATGAGATGCTTGAGTTGTTAGAGGATGCGAAAaagtcaacaacaaaaaagttaaCAGTTGTTTTCGTTGGTGATTTAGTTAATAAAGGGCCAAAGAATAAAGAAGTTTTGGATTACGTAATGAGCAGTGAGGCGTACTCTGTACGTGGTAACCATGACGAAGCAGTAGTCTATCAGTGTTTATCGCACAAAAATGACACGGATTATGAAATACCAGCTAGATACGAATGGATAAAGGAATTGTCGGAGGAAAATATAAGCTACCTCCAAGAACTTCCATACACTATTACGATCCCTAGCCATAACGTCATTGTTGTACATGCCGGACTGTTACCGGGAACGCCGCTTGAAAAGCAGAAATTAAAAGATATGGTGCTGATGAGAAATATTATTAATCGTGATCATTTTGAAGGTGGGCCTTACGCTACGTCATCAAGTGGCGGACGTCCATGGGTTATGCACTGGGCCGGGAAAGAACAGATATATTTTGGGCATGATGCAATACGTGGCCTTCAAAGGAGTGAATATGCTACTGGTCTGGACACGGGCTGTGTCTATGGGTTTTGTTTGACTGGAGTTTTTGTAAATCAAAAGGGTGAAGTTGAACGAATGTTGAAGGTGAAAGCTAAAATGGCTTACAAACAAGTGTGA
- the LOC140045322 gene encoding replication protein A 70 kDa DNA-binding subunit-like, producing MNQLSSGALKEISVDSKHVDKPIFQLLALKKIGANSGTNDRYRLLLSDGEHSYSAMLGTQLNSLVSDNKLQSKTIIQLDKYICNTIGETNKKVMIILEVSILSQAKEKIGNPVPLSSTNQQSAPSAQAPPPAQNPVPNKPVPKFQGGNLNKPAGGSFYGSNNTPTTPGGTPAVARPIASLTPYQNRWTIKARVTNKTPIRKWNNARGEGQLFSMDLVDQSGEIRATAFKEQCIKFHDLIQVDKVYMISKCSLKPANKHFTSIDNDYEMSFTYDTVVTPVEEDTEEIPGMLFNFRKIGELENFEKDTILDVIGVVKSTGECSTIMTRNSQEVAKRDIQLVDDSEQIVNLTLWRDQAENFDGSNNPVMAIKGAKLSDFGGRSLTISSASVMQINPDIPRAHQLKGWYDNVGCSKEMQSISKGGGGGGGGSANWFNLHEVNSQNLGKSEKADYYTMKGTIMFLKKENCLYKACPEAECNKKLVDNGDNTYRCEKCSKTCSNYKYRLILSAHIADCHSSLWATCFQDTAEGLLGQKAEYIGKLKEDDDEAFNALFEVARCKSYIFKMRAKMETFNEEARMKTTCVNATAIDYKDYSQRIISEINKLSIM from the exons ATGAATCAGTTATCTTCGGGTGCATTAAAG GAGATATCTGTGGACAGTAAACATGTAGATAAGCCTATCTTCCAGCTTTTG GCTCTTAAGAAGATTGGAGCAAATAGTGGTACCAATGACAGATACAGGTTGCTGCTTTCTGATGGCGAACACAGTTATTCAG CTATGTTGGGAACCCAGCTAAACTCATTAGTGAGTGACAACAAACTTCAATCGAAAACCATCATACAACTTGACAAATACATATGCAATACAATCGGAGAAACGAATAA AAAAGTTATGATAATATTGGAAGTATCCATTTTGAGTCAAGCGAAGGAGAAGATTGGTAACCCTGTACCTCTATCATCTACAAACCAACAGTCTGCTCCATCAGCACAAGCCCCACCTCCtg cTCAAAACCCAGTACCAAACAAGCCAGTCCCAAAATTCCAAG gTGGTAATTTGAATAAACCAGCTGGCGGTAGTTTTTATGGTAGTAACAACACACCAACAACTCCTGGCGGCACTCCTGCAGTTGCAAGACCAATAGCCAGTCTCACACCCTACcaaaacag ATGGACTATCAAAGCACGTGTAACAAACAAGACACCGATCCGTAAGTGGAACAATGCTCGCGGTGAGGGTCAGCTGTTCTCGATGGACTTGGTCGATCAGTCTGGTGAAATACGAGCCACAGCATTCAAAGAACAGTGTATAAAGTTTCATGATCTCATACAAGTTGATAAG GTTTATATGATAAGCAAGTGCTCGTTAAAACCGGCCAATAAGCACTTTACATCTATTGACAACGATTATGAAATGTCCTTCACGTACGATACAGTTGTGACCCCAGTTGAAGAAGACACTGAAGAAATCCCTGGCATGCTATTCAACTTCAGGAAAATTGGAGAGCTGGAGAATTTTGAAAAAGATACCATATTGG ATGTTATTGGTGTTGTAAAGAGCACTGGGGAATGCAGCACCATCATGACCCGCAACAGTCAAGAGGTCGCCAAGAGAGACATCCAATTGGTCGATGATTCTGAACAGATTGTTAACCTGACATTGTGGAGAGATCAAGCGGAGAATTTTGATGGCAGTAACAACCCTGTGATGGCTATTAAAGGAGCTAAGCTGTCTGATTTTGGTGGCAGATCTCTGACTATCTCTTCAGCATCAGTTATGCAAATCAATCCAGATATACCAAGAGCTCACCAGTTAAAGGGATG GTATGATAATGTAGGCTGTTCAAAGGAAATGCAGTCCATTTCCAAGGGGGGTGGGGGTGGAGGAGGTGGATCCGCCAACTGGTTTAACCTTCATGAAGTTAACTCACAAAACCTTGGAAAAAGCGAAAAg gCTGATTATTATACTATGAAGGGTACAATCATGTTTTTAAAGAAAGAGAATTGTTTGTATAAA GCCTGTCCAGAAGCAGAATGCAACAAGAAGCTTGTGGATAATGGCGACAACACATACCGCTGTGAGAAATGTTCAAAGACGTGCTCAAACTACAAGTACAGGTTGATCTTATCG GCACATATTGCTGATTGTCATTCGTCACTGTGGGCTACTTGTTTCCAAGATACAGCAGAGGGTTTACTTGGTCAGAAGGCAGAATACATTGGTAAACTCAAGGAGGAT gATGATGAGGCGTTCAATGCACTGTTTGAGGTTGCAAGATGCAAGTCGTACATATTTAAAATGAGAGCCAAAATGGAAACCTTTAAC GAAGAAGCCAGGATGAAGACCACTTGTGTGAATGCCACGGCCATTGATTATAAGGATTACTCGCAAAGAATTATCTCAGAGATTAACAAGTTGTCAATTATgtaa